The following proteins are co-located in the Microcystis wesenbergii NRERC-220 genome:
- a CDS encoding type III-B CRISPR module-associated Cmr3 family protein: protein MYWYTITPLDVLLLRDAKPFSPGERAWAGSTFPPNGHTIAGALSALLDRSKNSYFKITGPFLSFAGDTLYLPRPLGFANSDPLIPISWSDNLTISENHIFWDRSKPAPLAKAKPNKNCQNRENEAEEEKEGKYRQYLPCEVILDYLKTGAIDPCQWLVKHKEKDKPWQEEIRSHNAMKPGSKQVEDADGYFVEKAIRMLPGWSIAIGIDVNIPTPTTLRLGGEGHRVILEKCDNLGQQWQELKQKSEENFKQINKAIAYLVTPGIFERRHDNNQAICRSWPWEWKLAHTVNSNQKPGNLVSVATDRAIPISCRIQSKENTSIPAPQVFAAPPGSQYYLNQPDRLFQEQPDSPEYHQRWRKLGYSELLWIKFDRCFWTSE, encoded by the coding sequence ATGTATTGGTACACAATCACTCCCCTAGATGTTCTTCTCCTACGGGATGCCAAACCCTTTAGCCCCGGAGAAAGAGCCTGGGCCGGAAGTACATTTCCCCCCAACGGTCACACGATCGCCGGTGCTTTAAGTGCTTTACTAGATCGCTCTAAAAATAGTTATTTTAAAATCACCGGTCCATTCCTATCTTTTGCTGGAGATACTTTATATCTACCCCGTCCTTTAGGATTCGCCAATTCTGACCCATTAATTCCTATTTCTTGGAGTGATAATTTAACGATTTCAGAAAACCATATATTTTGGGATCGATCGAAACCTGCCCCCTTAGCTAAGGCTAAACCTAACAAAAATTGCCAAAATCGAGAAAATGAAGCGGAAGAAGAGAAAGAAGGTAAATATCGTCAGTATCTACCTTGTGAAGTTATTCTCGATTATTTAAAAACAGGAGCGATCGACCCTTGCCAATGGTTAGTAAAACACAAAGAAAAAGATAAACCCTGGCAAGAAGAAATTCGTTCCCATAATGCCATGAAACCGGGAAGTAAACAGGTAGAAGATGCCGATGGATACTTTGTCGAAAAAGCGATCCGAATGCTACCCGGTTGGAGTATAGCGATCGGAATTGATGTTAATATTCCCACTCCCACAACTTTGCGGTTAGGAGGAGAAGGACACCGAGTTATACTGGAAAAATGCGATAATTTAGGTCAACAATGGCAAGAATTAAAACAAAAATCCGAGGAGAACTTTAAACAAATAAATAAAGCGATCGCCTATCTCGTTACCCCCGGTATTTTTGAACGCCGTCACGATAATAATCAAGCCATTTGTCGCTCTTGGCCCTGGGAATGGAAACTCGCCCATACTGTTAATAGTAATCAGAAACCGGGCAATCTAGTCAGTGTCGCAACCGATCGAGCTATTCCGATCAGTTGCCGCATTCAATCAAAAGAAAATACTAGCATTCCCGCCCCCCAAGTCTTCGCGGCCCCCCCGGGTAGTCAATACTATTTAAATCAACCCGATCGCCTATTTCAAGAGCAGCCCGATAGTCCCGAATATCACCAACGCTGGCGCAAATTAGGCTACTCAGAATTACTTTGGATCAAATTTGATCGCTGTTTTTGGACAAGCGAATAG